The following DNA comes from Noviherbaspirillum sp. L7-7A.
CGGACGCGCCGATGGACACGCTGGGCGCGCGCATCGAGGAAGAGCGCCGCCTGATGTATGTCGGCATCACCCGCGCCCAGCGCACGCTGCACATCACCTGGTGCAAGAAGCGCAAGCGGGCGCGCGAAAGCGTCAACTGCGACATGTCGCGCTTCATCAAGGAAATGAAGCTCGACGAAGGCGACGCGGTGCCGAAGGAAGAGGAAGTGATCACGCCACAGAACCGGCTGGCCAACCTGAAAGCCCTGCTGCAAAAGCCGAGACCGACGTGAAGCCGCAGAAGAAGCCGCTGCGCAATCCGCATAACCTGCCGGTGAAGGTATGCGAGGCCTGCGGCCGGCCCTATACCTGGCGCCGCAAGTGGGCACTGAACTGGGACGAGGTGCGCTACTGTTCCGACGCCTGCCGCGCCGCGCCGAAGAAAGCGAAAGGACAACATGATGGATGAAGAACGCCTGGTCGATATCGAGATCAAACTGGCGCGGCAGGAAGACCTGCTGGATGTGCTCAACAGCACAGTCTACCGGCAGCAGCGCCGCATCGACGAACTGGAAGCGCTGTGCGCCGCGCTGGCCAAGCGCGTCGCCGAGTCGCAGCAGGCCGACAGCGGCGGCCAGCAGGCCGCGCACGAGATTCCGCCGCATTATTGAACG
Coding sequences within:
- a CDS encoding DUF2256 domain-containing protein, which translates into the protein MKPQKKPLRNPHNLPVKVCEACGRPYTWRRKWALNWDEVRYCSDACRAAPKKAKGQHDG
- a CDS encoding SlyX family protein → MMDEERLVDIEIKLARQEDLLDVLNSTVYRQQRRIDELEALCAALAKRVAESQQADSGGQQAAHEIPPHY